One genomic window of Evansella cellulosilytica DSM 2522 includes the following:
- a CDS encoding ABC transporter ATP-binding protein, with the protein MKPIVSVENVERSFGKGNKKVQVLNGINLTIDPYSVTALRGRSGSGKTTLLNLIGGLDKPTNGEIYFQEAPISEYSDTQSAEFRRKNLGIIFQSFGLVPLMTVEENVEFGLRIAGVPRKEWSERIKETIALVGLTKRAKHRQYELSGGEQQRVAIARALAPRPKLILADEPTAELDSKMAFHIIRVFQELTKNKETTIMMTTHDPGILEILDHVYTLEDGKIESAKQEQETK; encoded by the coding sequence TTGAAACCAATTGTCTCAGTAGAAAATGTAGAGCGCTCCTTTGGTAAAGGAAACAAAAAGGTTCAAGTGCTAAATGGTATTAACTTAACTATAGATCCATACAGTGTAACAGCATTACGTGGAAGGTCAGGATCTGGGAAAACAACCTTATTAAATTTAATAGGTGGCCTTGATAAACCAACTAACGGTGAAATTTATTTCCAAGAAGCGCCTATAAGTGAATATTCGGATACACAAAGTGCAGAATTCAGACGTAAAAATCTCGGCATTATTTTTCAATCATTCGGATTAGTCCCATTAATGACTGTCGAAGAGAATGTCGAATTTGGTTTAAGGATTGCAGGAGTTCCGAGAAAGGAATGGAGCGAAAGAATAAAAGAAACGATAGCTTTAGTAGGGTTAACAAAAAGAGCAAAGCACCGTCAATACGAATTATCAGGTGGAGAACAGCAGCGAGTTGCAATTGCAAGAGCACTTGCACCGAGGCCAAAGCTCATATTGGCAGATGAGCCAACGGCTGAACTAGATTCTAAGATGGCTTTTCATATTATTCGTGTATTCCAAGAGCTCACGAAAAATAAAGAAACAACGATTATGATGACGACTCATGATCCTGGGATTTTAGAAATTCTTGATCACGTTTACACATTGGAGGATGGGAAAATTGAATCTGCAAAACAAGAGCAAGAAACTAAATAA
- a CDS encoding efflux RND transporter periplasmic adaptor subunit: MNLQNKSKKLNNTRILLSCLIALPLLLSGCSLLPQEEEMIAPPLVEPASVDYDLVEVQRGDITKKVTGTAYFVPVHSKNLFYEQSGGRLQHVEVKEGDIVEEGQLLAEIDTGNLVHDIEQLEIELAKADIRLKQVKGSGADSYSIELAELDKEGIELRLSQLRRQLATAQITSPIDGIITFVTAHKPGDYVDAYESIIQVADLSNLQLIYIASAANNISDVKVGMQVALQMNGEDMRGEVVQTPETVPEDVLENNSTQYSRSLLIDFPDGAPEDVQVGDSVSIEIVTERKEDTLVIPTNALREGFGRTYVHVLVDNRRRELDVEIGIESSTEVEILQGIEEGDEVILR, encoded by the coding sequence TTGAATCTGCAAAACAAGAGCAAGAAACTAAATAATACACGTATTTTGTTAAGTTGTTTGATAGCGCTTCCACTTTTACTATCTGGTTGTTCTTTATTACCTCAAGAAGAGGAAATGATAGCACCACCACTCGTTGAACCAGCGAGTGTAGATTATGATCTCGTTGAGGTACAAAGAGGAGATATTACAAAAAAGGTTACAGGAACAGCATACTTTGTGCCTGTACATAGTAAAAACCTTTTTTATGAACAATCAGGTGGGAGACTTCAACATGTAGAAGTGAAAGAAGGAGATATTGTAGAGGAAGGTCAATTATTAGCAGAAATTGATACTGGAAATCTTGTCCATGATATTGAACAGCTAGAAATTGAGCTCGCCAAGGCCGATATTCGCTTAAAACAAGTGAAGGGAAGTGGTGCAGATAGTTATAGTATAGAGCTTGCCGAGTTAGATAAAGAGGGAATAGAGCTTCGGTTATCACAGCTGAGAAGACAATTAGCTACTGCACAAATTACGTCACCAATTGATGGGATTATCACGTTTGTCACTGCCCATAAGCCAGGAGATTACGTCGATGCCTATGAATCTATCATTCAAGTTGCAGACTTAAGTAACTTACAATTAATTTATATAGCATCTGCAGCAAATAACATTTCAGATGTAAAGGTAGGCATGCAAGTGGCGCTGCAAATGAATGGTGAGGATATGCGAGGCGAAGTTGTACAAACGCCTGAAACGGTACCAGAAGATGTGTTAGAAAATAACTCAACCCAATATAGTAGAAGTTTATTAATAGATTTTCCTGATGGTGCACCTGAGGACGTGCAAGTTGGTGATTCTGTGTCAATTGAAATTGTGACTGAGAGAAAAGAGGATACGTTAGTAATTCCTACTAATGCTTTAAGAGAAGGCTTTGGACGTACGTATGTACACGTTCTCGTTGATAATCGAAGAAGAGAGCTAGATGTCGAGATAGGGATAGAGTCTTCCACTGAAGTAGAAATTTTACAAGGTATTGAAGAAGGAGACGAAGTAATTCTTAGGTAA
- a CDS encoding FtsX-like permease family protein: MTIFKIIARKMLNNRWLTFSLFLGLLITVSLVSSIPTYTTAVMDKMLVSGFEEFYEKEETFPSTFSYSINLARDESIDRTEMLEEMEVLQESLIESTNIPTARDVTILSTSRLRVILAGDTEEEILTSGRVIALTDIEDHITITDGTLPSNRMEDGVIEAIVPERALTTRQMVLGNTFTIGEGEDAFKIKPVGTFTADSPRDPYWIVSAERYNSDFIILEDVYREEIVHNRELVETVRFVSAFDYTAIQSEHIPTLLSLDPIVKREVNRMMDTILLIDFEVEEILKTYNTQSAQLETVLWSLIAPVLIMLAIYLFMVSRLIINRQLNEIAVFASRGAKRIQILFIYFIEITILGTIAFFVGPYLGLLYANILGATNGFLEFVQRTALPTQVLPESFLYGFYAILASIMMVMIPVFVASKKSIVNHKQNLAASVNQYKWYSIFIDLSLIGVSIYGLYTFQRGQAVSGSSGEIYIDPTLFFLPAIFIIGFGLLLLRIYPLILKAIYKLGEKIWSISLYSTFLQVSRSSKQYQFFMMFLIMTIAIGVFSASAARTINTNLEEQILYETGADVALEVLWDYEVRDPDPMNVNARAPVSESNDEEEEGFEREGTTGVREVMYTEPPFEPFENLIGVEQATRVFQKEDVRAEGNGQRMPSVQLMGIEPKQFGETAWFKGNILPHHWYEYLNLLSAEPSSVLISSSVARSLGVQEGDYITLSWSESDTGQFVVYGIIDYWPSFNPNAQGGDNTPALVVANLPYVQNVMALEPYHVWLSVDENTSRSDLYQNIRDERLRVFRMHDVQPQIVELKNSGFLLGLNGTLSLGFIISIVITFIGFLLYWIVTIKSRTMQYGIYRAMGIPMRDLIGIIIWEQVMTSGVACFLGIIIGGITSQLFVPLLQYSFDSHTLAPPFRVVFDSSDEMKIYAFVGFMFIVGLSILVALLRKIKVHQAIKLGED; this comes from the coding sequence ATGACTATTTTTAAAATTATCGCTAGAAAAATGCTTAACAATCGCTGGCTCACTTTTAGCTTATTCCTCGGTTTACTTATTACCGTGTCTCTTGTATCTAGTATCCCAACGTATACAACTGCTGTAATGGATAAAATGCTAGTAAGTGGATTTGAAGAGTTCTATGAAAAAGAAGAAACATTCCCAAGTACTTTCTCTTATTCTATTAATCTTGCTAGAGATGAAAGTATTGATAGAACCGAAATGCTTGAAGAAATGGAAGTCTTGCAAGAGTCATTAATTGAAAGTACGAACATACCTACTGCAAGAGATGTCACTATTTTAAGTACATCTCGCTTAAGGGTTATACTTGCTGGTGATACGGAAGAGGAAATTTTAACGAGTGGAAGAGTAATTGCGCTGACAGATATAGAAGACCATATAACGATTACTGATGGTACGCTACCGAGCAATAGGATGGAAGATGGTGTTATTGAAGCCATTGTACCAGAAAGAGCATTAACAACTCGTCAGATGGTACTAGGAAATACGTTTACTATAGGAGAAGGAGAAGATGCCTTTAAGATAAAACCTGTAGGAACGTTTACTGCCGATTCTCCTCGTGATCCTTATTGGATTGTGTCGGCTGAGAGGTACAACAGTGATTTTATCATTTTAGAGGATGTATATCGTGAAGAAATAGTACATAATCGTGAGCTAGTAGAAACAGTTAGATTTGTATCGGCTTTTGATTATACAGCTATTCAAAGTGAGCATATTCCTACGTTGCTTTCTCTAGACCCAATAGTAAAAAGAGAAGTTAACAGAATGATGGATACGATTTTGCTCATAGATTTTGAAGTAGAGGAAATTTTAAAAACATACAATACTCAAAGCGCCCAGTTAGAGACGGTACTTTGGTCACTCATAGCGCCAGTGTTAATTATGCTAGCCATTTATTTATTTATGGTATCTCGGTTAATTATTAACCGGCAACTAAATGAAATTGCAGTATTTGCTAGTCGTGGGGCTAAAAGAATACAAATTCTTTTTATCTACTTTATTGAAATAACGATTCTTGGAACAATTGCTTTTTTTGTAGGTCCTTATTTAGGATTATTATATGCAAATATTCTAGGTGCCACTAACGGATTTTTAGAATTTGTCCAACGTACAGCACTACCGACACAAGTGTTGCCTGAATCATTCTTGTATGGCTTTTACGCCATATTAGCATCGATCATGATGGTAATGATTCCAGTATTCGTTGCATCAAAGAAAAGTATCGTTAATCATAAGCAAAATTTGGCAGCATCAGTGAATCAATATAAATGGTACTCCATTTTTATCGATCTTAGTTTAATTGGAGTTTCTATTTATGGTCTCTATACATTCCAAAGAGGTCAAGCCGTTTCAGGATCAAGTGGAGAAATATATATTGATCCAACCTTATTCTTTTTACCAGCAATATTTATCATAGGCTTTGGGCTTCTATTGTTAAGAATTTATCCGCTTATTTTAAAAGCAATATACAAGCTTGGTGAAAAAATATGGTCGATTTCCTTGTACTCTACATTTTTACAGGTAAGTCGTTCCTCAAAGCAATATCAGTTTTTTATGATGTTTTTAATTATGACGATTGCGATAGGGGTATTTAGTGCTAGTGCGGCAAGGACGATTAACACAAATCTTGAGGAACAAATCCTTTATGAGACAGGGGCAGATGTTGCACTAGAAGTGTTATGGGATTATGAAGTTCGAGATCCAGATCCAATGAATGTGAATGCACGAGCTCCAGTTTCGGAATCTAATGATGAAGAAGAGGAAGGATTTGAGAGAGAGGGAACAACGGGAGTTAGAGAAGTAATGTATACGGAACCGCCTTTTGAGCCATTTGAAAATCTAATTGGTGTTGAGCAAGCGACGCGTGTTTTTCAAAAGGAAGATGTAAGAGCGGAAGGGAATGGACAAAGAATGCCATCTGTTCAGCTTATGGGGATTGAGCCGAAGCAGTTTGGCGAAACAGCATGGTTTAAAGGTAATATATTGCCTCATCATTGGTATGAATATTTAAATCTATTATCTGCTGAGCCTAGTTCCGTTCTCATCTCGAGTTCAGTAGCCAGATCGTTAGGTGTGCAAGAAGGGGACTATATTACGCTTAGTTGGAGCGAATCAGATACTGGACAATTTGTTGTTTATGGAATAATAGATTATTGGCCGTCATTTAATCCAAATGCACAAGGCGGTGATAACACACCAGCGTTAGTCGTCGCAAACCTTCCATATGTACAAAACGTCATGGCGTTAGAGCCATATCATGTATGGTTAAGTGTCGATGAAAATACATCGCGAAGTGATCTTTATCAAAACATAAGAGACGAACGTTTACGAGTGTTCAGAATGCATGATGTACAGCCTCAAATAGTAGAATTAAAAAATAGTGGGTTCTTATTAGGACTAAACGGAACGTTATCGCTAGGCTTTATTATTTCAATTGTTATTACCTTTATCGGTTTTCTACTGTATTGGATTGTTACGATTAAATCTCGAACGATGCAATACGGTATATACCGTGCTATGGGTATACCGATGCGAGACCTGATCGGAATCATTATATGGGAACAAGTGATGACATCTGGTGTAGCATGCTTCTTAGGTATTATCATTGGTGGGATTACAAGTCAGCTCTTTGTTCCGCTGTTACAATATTCCTTTGATAGTCATACGCTAGCACCACCGTTTCGAGTAGTATTTGATTCTAGCGATGAAATGAAGATCTATGCTTTTGTCGGCTTTATGTTTATCGTTGGGTTATCTATTTTAGTTGCCTTATTAAGAAAAATAAAGGTTCATCAAGCGATAAAGTTGGGTGAAGATTAA
- a CDS encoding ABC transporter ATP-binding protein, which produces MISCENLVKIYKIDDEHEVMALQGLDLEVQEGEMMGIIGNSGSGKSTLLNMLGALDRPTAGKLFVNGKDLLRISDKEQVKYKRDTVGFIWQNNARNLIPYLTAVENVELPMLLKGRYKKQRAKELLEMVGLGHRINSKLDMLSGGEQQRVAIAISLANNPSLLLADEPTGSVDTKTADIILDVFRNLNRELGVTIVIVTHDMQLSRKMDRVVNIRDGKTSSEILRKSVYQDALNEDGTLKDGGLFGEEEEDTHVEYAVLDRAGRIQVPREYLDSIEIGDSNKLEVVLEDGKIVLLNPKEQNK; this is translated from the coding sequence ATGATTTCATGTGAAAACTTAGTAAAAATTTATAAAATTGATGATGAGCACGAAGTCATGGCTCTTCAAGGCTTAGATCTGGAAGTACAAGAGGGGGAAATGATGGGCATTATCGGGAATAGTGGTAGTGGTAAATCAACACTACTAAACATGTTAGGTGCTTTAGATCGCCCGACTGCTGGTAAGCTTTTTGTTAACGGAAAAGACTTACTACGCATTTCCGATAAGGAACAGGTTAAATACAAGCGAGATACAGTAGGTTTCATATGGCAAAATAACGCTCGAAACTTAATTCCATATTTGACGGCAGTTGAAAATGTAGAACTACCAATGCTTCTGAAAGGGCGATATAAAAAACAGCGAGCGAAAGAGTTGCTCGAAATGGTTGGTTTAGGGCACAGAATAAATAGCAAGCTAGATATGCTTTCTGGTGGAGAACAGCAGCGTGTTGCAATCGCGATTTCGTTAGCTAACAACCCGAGTCTTTTGTTAGCAGATGAGCCTACAGGTAGTGTCGATACAAAAACCGCTGATATTATTTTAGATGTATTTCGCAATCTCAATAGGGAGTTAGGTGTTACGATTGTCATCGTGACCCACGATATGCAATTATCAAGGAAAATGGATCGTGTTGTCAACATCCGTGACGGGAAAACATCGAGTGAAATACTTCGTAAATCTGTCTATCAAGACGCGCTGAATGAAGATGGTACATTGAAAGATGGTGGGCTATTTGGCGAAGAAGAGGAGGATACGCATGTTGAATATGCTGTTCTCGATCGAGCAGGCCGCATACAAGTACCTAGGGAGTATCTCGATTCAATCGAAATTGGTGACTCCAACAAACTCGAGGTTGTACTCGAAGATGGCAAAATAGTGCTTTTGAACCCAAAAGAACAAAATAAATAG
- a CDS encoding serpin family protein, translating to MKKIITITIMLIYVVILLVGCGSNEDKSNFRTTPERKSDISDGQQKFAFDLISELENDLKENENMFISPMSISIALAMVVNGAEGETKEEILQTLHLNELSDEVRNEYYKQLIMYLENHNEDFLMSIANSIWSDDKFEAKEPFITENKEMLFSEVREQPLLTQQTVDDINEWASENTNGNIEKIFDSVNDMHPEVVMYLINAIYLKGNWELPFNEEMTKKGTFYNVDNTESTIDFMWQSAKYSYTETRELQAVRLPYANSNAFMTIVLPKHIDKFEINESKWKKINHSFDEEMIDIKMPKFTLEYENEMSNYLKNLGIEKAFNKAQSDFSRITDDPRFVISRVLHNTFVEVDEKGSEAAAVTAIEAVAESSIVTKIPEMVINRPFYIFIHDEEFDVILFAGRINTIY from the coding sequence ATGAAAAAAATAATAACAATAACTATAATGTTAATTTATGTCGTCATACTCTTAGTTGGCTGTGGCTCAAATGAAGATAAGAGTAACTTTAGGACAACTCCAGAACGAAAGAGCGATATTTCTGATGGACAGCAAAAATTTGCTTTTGACTTAATATCAGAACTAGAAAACGATCTTAAAGAAAATGAGAATATGTTTATATCTCCTATGAGTATTTCTATCGCATTAGCAATGGTTGTTAATGGAGCCGAAGGAGAGACAAAGGAGGAAATATTACAGACGCTACATTTAAATGAACTAAGTGATGAAGTACGAAATGAATATTATAAACAACTTATCATGTATTTAGAGAATCATAATGAAGACTTCCTCATGTCAATCGCAAACTCTATTTGGAGTGATGACAAATTTGAAGCGAAAGAGCCATTTATTACCGAAAATAAAGAAATGCTCTTTTCTGAGGTTCGTGAACAGCCCTTACTGACTCAGCAAACGGTCGATGACATTAACGAATGGGCAAGTGAAAACACAAATGGCAACATTGAGAAAATATTTGATTCCGTTAATGACATGCATCCTGAGGTAGTCATGTATTTAATCAATGCGATATATTTAAAGGGTAATTGGGAGTTGCCTTTCAACGAAGAGATGACGAAAAAAGGTACATTTTATAACGTTGATAACACGGAAAGTACGATAGATTTCATGTGGCAAAGTGCCAAATATAGTTATACAGAAACGAGAGAATTGCAAGCAGTGAGGCTTCCTTACGCAAATAGCAATGCTTTCATGACGATTGTCCTCCCTAAACATATTGATAAATTTGAAATCAATGAAAGTAAATGGAAAAAAATCAATCATTCCTTTGATGAGGAAATGATAGATATAAAGATGCCTAAGTTCACTTTAGAATACGAGAACGAGATGTCGAATTATTTAAAAAATTTAGGTATTGAAAAGGCCTTTAACAAAGCACAATCTGATTTTTCTAGAATAACGGATGACCCAAGGTTTGTTATTAGTCGTGTTTTACACAACACATTTGTTGAGGTTGATGAAAAAGGGAGTGAGGCAGCAGCAGTCACAGCAATAGAAGCGGTGGCAGAATCTAGCATAGTAACTAAAATACCAGAAATGGTCATCAATCGTCCGTTTTATATCTTTATTCACGATGAAGAATTTGATGTTATTCTATTTGCTGGAAGAATAAATACAATCTATTAA